A genome region from Setaria italica strain Yugu1 chromosome III, Setaria_italica_v2.0, whole genome shotgun sequence includes the following:
- the LOC101760381 gene encoding uncharacterized protein LOC101760381 has translation MPSLQKALPPELADNVLRLYRECLRRAKFIGHQKHNTELLVTMVREQFKKNMHETDPEKIQKMKDDAARGLINHILYESEKITGRKFSG, from the exons ATGCCTTCACTTCAGAAAGCTTTGCCTCCTGAACTTGCTGATAATGTGCTCAGG TTATATCGTGAATGTTTAAGGAGGGCGAAGTTTATTGGGCATCAG AAACACAACACAGAGCTTTTAGTTACCATGGTAAGGGAACAGTTCAAGAAAAACATGCATGAAACTGATCCAGAAAAGATACAGAAAATGAAGGACGA TGCTGCAAGGGGCCTTATCAATCATATTCTGTATGAGTCCGAAAAGATAACTGGGCGCAAATTTTCAGGATAA